Proteins from one Juglans microcarpa x Juglans regia isolate MS1-56 chromosome 1S, Jm3101_v1.0, whole genome shotgun sequence genomic window:
- the LOC121245506 gene encoding auxin-responsive protein SAUR32-like, with product MTFADMGSGDQKTLRNFHRNLSQHHLQQHHQGKKQEMRDVPKGCLAIKVGQGEEQQRFVVPVIYFNHPLFMQLLKEAEEEYGFDQKGTINIPCQVEEFRYVQGMIDREKSLHHHHHHHLIGCFGV from the coding sequence ATGACTTTTGCAGATATGGGAAGTGGAGACCAGAAAACTCTGAGAAACTTTCACCGAAACCTGTCTCAGCATCATCTTCAGCAGCATCACCAAGGGAAGAAGCAAGAGATGAGAGACGTGCCAAAAGGGTGTTTGGCGATCAAGGTTGGTCAGGGTGAGGAGCAACAGAGATTTGTGGTGCCTGTTATATATTTCAACCACCCACTGTTCATGCAGCTCCTGAAGGAGGCTGAGGAAGAGTACGGTTTTGATCAGAAGGGGACAATCAATATTCCTTGCCAAGTGGAGGAGTTTAGGTACGTTCAGGGAATGATTGACAGGGAAAAGTcccttcatcatcatcatcatcatcatctaattGGGTGTTTTGGGGTTTGA